The Pseudoxanthomonas sp. genome segment GATCGAGATGCAGAGCGCCGAGTACCTGGCCACGCCGCACAAGGCCTGAGCGATGGAGCGCGTGCCCGCCGCGATCGCACACGCGCTGCAGCGGACCATCGACGAGGGCGGCAACGTGTGCGTGCTGACCGGCGCCGGTATGTCGGCCGAAAGCGGCATCCCGACCTTCCGCGGCACCCACGACAGCCTGTGGTCGCGCTTCGATCCGATGCGGCTGGCGACCGCCGAGGCGTGGCGCGAGGATCCCGCACTCGTCTGGGGTTGGTATCGCTGGCGCATGCAAGGGGTGCGCGATGCGCAGCCGAATGCGGGGCATCGCGCCCTGGCCGATCTCGCGCGTCGCCTGCCGCTGTCGCTGGTCACCCAGAACGTGGACGACCTGCACGAGCGCGCCGGCAGCGTGGTCGACGCGCATGTGCACGGCAGCCTGTTCGCCCTGCGCTGCTTCGCCTGCGGGCGCGCACATGACGGCCCGCTCGACGACTGCGTCGACGGCGCGCAGCGGGTCGAACCGATGCGCTGCACCGGCTGCGGGGACCGCATCCGCCCGGGCGTGGTGTGGTTCGGCGAAGCGCTGCCGGACGATGCGTGGGAGGCCGCCACGGAAGCGGCGACCGGTTGCGCGCTGATGCTGGTGGTGGGTACGTCGGGGCTGGTGTATCCGGCGGCCGGACTGCCCGCCCTTGCACAGCGCCGGGGCGCCGTCGTCGTCGAGATCAATCCGGAGCCGACCGCGCTGTCCGCGCAGGCCGACCACGTCTGGCGCGCCACGGCGGCCATGGCCTTGCCACTGCTGGCAGGCGCCGGACACTGACCCCTGCCGCAGCGGATGTTTAACGCGCGCCGTGCGACACTGCGCCCGGGTCTCCGTCGAGGAGGATGCGATGAGAACGCCGCCGCTTCCGGCCTGTCTGGCCGCCGCCCTGGCCTCCCTGCTGGCGCTGGGCTGCGAACGCCCACCCGAACGCGGCGACGTGGTCGCGGCGCTGGAAACGGCGCTGGTGATCGCCGAACACCGGCCACCGCCGCAGGCCCCGCCGCCCGACGCGCAGTTCGCCGACGCGACGCGCGGCATCGCCCTCGCCCCCGTGCCCGGTTTCGTTCCGCGCCACGAAGACCGGCATGACCTGCCCGGCGGCGACGCGGGATGGAATGCGTTGCCGGGACGCGAGCGCGATGGTGGCGCGCCGCTGCTGGCCCTGGTGCTGGAGGGATCGGATCGCACGGCCGCCGCCGAATTCCGCATCGGCGCCAGCCGCGATGCGCACGCCGTGGTGACCTGCCGGCAGATTCCCGCGGTGCCGGGTGTGGCCAGGGGCGAGGATGTCCGCATCGATGGCCAACCCTTCCGTCATGTCCACGTGGCCGAATCCTCGCCGCACCACTACCGCACGCTCGACGCCTACCGCAGCGTGCGCAACGGCCACTGCCTCGCCATCGACCTGATCGTCACCGGCACGCACGACCCGGCCACCACGCCGCCGTTCGACGAGGCCACGGCACAGGCACGCCTGCAGCAGGCCCTCGGCGCGGTGCGGATCATGCGCTGAGGTGTCTCGTCGTTCCTTCTCCCCGTGCCGACGGGGAGAAGGTGCCGAAGGCGGATGAGGGGCGCTGTTGTGGGAGCGACGTGAG includes the following:
- a CDS encoding NAD-dependent deacylase, encoding MERVPAAIAHALQRTIDEGGNVCVLTGAGMSAESGIPTFRGTHDSLWSRFDPMRLATAEAWREDPALVWGWYRWRMQGVRDAQPNAGHRALADLARRLPLSLVTQNVDDLHERAGSVVDAHVHGSLFALRCFACGRAHDGPLDDCVDGAQRVEPMRCTGCGDRIRPGVVWFGEALPDDAWEAATEAATGCALMLVVGTSGLVYPAAGLPALAQRRGAVVVEINPEPTALSAQADHVWRATAAMALPLLAGAGH